A part of Verrucomicrobiota bacterium genomic DNA contains:
- the larE gene encoding ATP-dependent sacrificial sulfur transferase LarE, protein MTLSSQNSTLDTDLAAKEVLLEGILSRHAPLLIAYSGGVDSTLLLAIAHRTLGNQVTAIIADSPSLPRASLNEAVRVAKEMGAQLELVATTELDDPRYAENPMNRCYFCKAELFTRMDQVARDRGFVAIAYGENADDPAHLRPGSQAAAEFSVIAPLKEAGLTKAHVRALSRKLGLPTADAPAQPCLSSRIPHGTRVTSEALDYVERGEAIVRQFGFKVFRVRYVPPDGREGIDRPGAKVQVSSEEMPHLESTQTTLIAALSASGFSSVEIDPTPLQR, encoded by the coding sequence GTGACCTTATCTTCCCAGAACTCGACTCTGGATACTGATCTGGCAGCAAAGGAAGTCCTCCTTGAGGGGATTCTGTCCCGGCATGCTCCCCTGCTGATTGCCTATTCGGGAGGCGTCGACAGCACGCTGCTACTGGCAATCGCCCATCGAACGCTGGGCAATCAAGTCACCGCTATCATCGCCGACTCTCCCAGCCTGCCCCGTGCCTCGTTGAATGAAGCCGTCCGGGTAGCGAAAGAAATGGGCGCTCAACTTGAGTTGGTAGCCACCACGGAACTGGATGATCCACGCTATGCCGAGAATCCGATGAACCGCTGCTACTTCTGCAAAGCCGAACTCTTCACCCGGATGGATCAGGTGGCCCGTGACAGGGGATTCGTTGCGATCGCCTACGGGGAGAATGCCGACGACCCTGCCCACCTAAGGCCGGGCTCGCAGGCGGCAGCAGAGTTCTCCGTGATCGCCCCATTGAAAGAGGCGGGCCTCACCAAGGCCCATGTCCGTGCGCTTTCGCGAAAGCTCGGCCTCCCGACAGCTGATGCACCGGCCCAGCCGTGTCTCAGTTCACGTATCCCCCATGGCACACGAGTGACCAGTGAGGCGCTCGATTATGTGGAACGGGGTGAGGCGATCGTGCGTCAGTTCGGATTCAAGGTCTTCCGCGTCCGCTACGTGCCGCCGGATGGAAGGGAGGGAATTGATCGTCCAGGAGCCAAAGTGCAGGTCTCTTCCGAGGAAATGCCTCACCTGGAATCGACCCAAACCACCCTCATCGCCGCACTCTCGGCGAGCGGCTTCAGCAGCGTGGAGATCGATCCAACTCCGCTACAAAGGTAG
- the pyrF gene encoding orotidine-5'-phosphate decarboxylase: protein MKLPSRPQDKIIIALDVPHTDGALRLIDSIADHGEPPALCKIGLELFTAEGPSVVKAVKARGCEVFLDLKFHDIPNTVAHAIRSAAGLGVAMTTIHAVGGPVMMEAAAKAAEKMELLILAVTVLTSMDSDQLSSTGINAEPKEQVLRLAGLAAKAGIGGIVCSPLEISAIRQSFDEKLRIVTPGVRPIWAAAGDQKRVMTPAEAVAAGSDWLVIGRPITAADSPKEAYAKVVAELS, encoded by the coding sequence GTGAAACTACCGTCCCGACCCCAAGACAAAATCATCATCGCCCTCGATGTTCCCCATACGGATGGAGCCCTGAGACTCATCGATTCCATAGCCGATCACGGCGAACCGCCAGCACTCTGCAAGATTGGTCTGGAGCTCTTCACGGCTGAGGGCCCCTCCGTGGTCAAGGCGGTAAAGGCGCGCGGTTGCGAGGTCTTTCTCGATCTGAAATTTCATGACATTCCGAACACCGTCGCCCATGCCATCCGCTCGGCGGCAGGCCTTGGTGTCGCCATGACGACAATCCATGCAGTGGGTGGACCCGTCATGATGGAGGCTGCCGCAAAAGCCGCCGAGAAAATGGAACTACTGATCCTTGCCGTCACAGTCCTCACTAGCATGGACTCCGACCAACTCTCCTCCACGGGCATCAATGCGGAACCAAAGGAGCAGGTTCTCCGTCTTGCAGGACTCGCCGCAAAGGCAGGCATCGGAGGCATTGTCTGCAGCCCCCTGGAGATCTCGGCAATTCGCCAATCCTTTGATGAAAAACTCCGGATCGTCACTCCTGGCGTCCGTCCCATCTGGGCCGCTGCAGGAGATCAGAAGCGGGTCATGACCCCTGCTGAAGCTGTCGCAGCAGGTTCCGACTGGCTCGTGATCGGCCGCCCGATCACAGCCGCAGATAGCCCAAAAGAGGCCTACGCCAAGGTCGTCGCGGAGCTATCCTGA
- a CDS encoding four helix bundle protein: MSSNLKNFRFEKLDVWQQARRLNKKIYLCSRQFPESERFGLVSQIRRASVSISSNIAEGAGRNSDTDFSHFLEIAYGSLMEAISQLYLALDENYITKAQLDDIANDAHSLGAQITALSKSLGRQPRRLKQGA, encoded by the coding sequence ATGAGCAGCAATCTTAAAAACTTTCGATTTGAGAAGCTGGATGTTTGGCAACAAGCCCGTCGCTTGAACAAAAAAATCTATCTGTGCAGTCGCCAGTTTCCAGAGTCAGAACGATTTGGTCTCGTGAGTCAGATCAGGCGCGCCTCGGTCTCCATTTCTTCCAACATAGCTGAGGGCGCAGGAAGAAATTCCGACACCGACTTTTCGCATTTCCTTGAAATTGCCTATGGATCACTCATGGAAGCTATCTCTCAGCTTTATTTGGCACTGGACGAAAATTATATCACAAAGGCTCAACTGGACGATATTGCGAACGATGCACATAGCCTTGGGGCACAGATTACAGCGCTTTCTAAATCTCTCGGCAGGCAGCCCCGACGATTGAAGCAAGGCGCTTAA
- a CDS encoding chlorite dismutase family protein, whose translation MSDSLTSLAPILPTEGRHVLHLFYRMEQEPWSYLEAPERRKRRDGLAKTVREIQALPETQLLPYSVVGPKADLGFMLVTPDLQVADRCSKLLGEGLGAGMLTPAFSWLSMTERSEYTTSEAEFSAELKAEGIDPETPEFATKIAEFHDRMEKYMRRRVVPELPDAQEWPVFCFYPMSKRRLPQLNWYALPFEDRKRLMAGHAKIGRTYSGRVLQLITGSTGLDDMEWGVTLFAKTTSEIKAIVYEMRFDVVSSHYAEFGEFFIGIRMDIPDLCNRLNL comes from the coding sequence ATGAGCGACTCCCTCACTTCCCTTGCCCCGATCCTTCCAACCGAAGGGCGTCATGTCCTCCATCTCTTTTACAGGATGGAGCAGGAGCCCTGGAGCTACCTTGAGGCTCCTGAGCGACGCAAGAGGCGCGACGGTCTTGCCAAGACTGTCAGGGAGATCCAAGCCCTCCCCGAGACGCAACTTCTCCCTTACAGCGTCGTGGGCCCTAAGGCCGATCTCGGCTTCATGCTGGTCACTCCGGATCTCCAGGTGGCCGACCGTTGCTCCAAACTGCTCGGCGAGGGCCTCGGGGCAGGAATGCTGACTCCTGCATTCTCCTGGCTCTCTATGACCGAGAGGAGCGAATACACGACCTCCGAAGCGGAATTCAGTGCAGAACTCAAAGCCGAAGGGATCGACCCGGAGACGCCTGAATTCGCGACCAAGATCGCCGAATTCCATGACCGCATGGAGAAGTACATGCGCCGCCGTGTGGTTCCTGAGCTTCCCGATGCACAGGAGTGGCCGGTCTTTTGCTTCTACCCAATGTCCAAGCGCCGCCTGCCGCAACTGAATTGGTACGCCCTCCCCTTTGAGGATCGGAAGCGCCTCATGGCAGGCCATGCCAAAATCGGGCGGACCTACTCGGGTCGAGTTCTTCAGCTCATCACAGGCTCGACTGGTCTGGATGACATGGAATGGGGCGTCACCCTCTTCGCGAAGACAACCAGCGAGATCAAGGCGATCGTCTACGAGATGCGCTTCGACGTGGTGAGCTCTCACTACGCGGAGTTCGGCGAGTTCTTCATAGGGATCCGGATGGACATTCCTGATCTCTGCAACCGGCTGAATCTGTGA
- a CDS encoding calcium:proton antiporter yields the protein MSPLSPFPVVRFVRREWVLFTSYGTMLAFLTLGKAWLGTNPGLGFGWVLFLWLFAAMLSSSFAVVRHADHLAEKLKEPLGTLILTLAVTSIEVMMISALMLNGDNPALARDTMFSVVMVVLGGLLGLALLIGGLKFGEQNFNLKGVNSFLGLILPLSLLCLVLPNFTKTGGLGMFSPLHAICLMLLSLTIYGVFLAVQTSRHREFFNEAGWNPSDSDSEEPKGSIGRASLLLILHLIPIVLLSKQMAHLLDYRVHQGGLPLDIVGLIVAILILAPEGLAAIQSASRNQMQRSVNVLLGSVLATISLTIPAALAISLIYGKPLLLGLSPTYTTLLAVTLGSCIVTFGQGQTNILQGFVHLLLFVAYIVLMFD from the coding sequence ATGAGCCCTCTCTCCCCCTTCCCGGTTGTTCGTTTCGTGCGCAGGGAGTGGGTTCTCTTCACGAGCTACGGGACCATGCTCGCCTTCCTGACTCTTGGGAAAGCATGGCTTGGAACCAATCCCGGCCTTGGTTTCGGCTGGGTTCTCTTTCTCTGGCTCTTCGCCGCGATGCTCTCTTCCTCATTCGCCGTTGTGCGCCATGCGGATCATCTGGCGGAGAAACTCAAGGAGCCCCTCGGCACGCTGATCCTCACACTTGCGGTCACCAGCATCGAGGTGATGATGATCTCGGCCCTGATGCTCAATGGTGATAACCCGGCACTGGCCCGAGATACTATGTTCTCTGTTGTGATGGTGGTACTCGGCGGCCTGCTTGGGTTGGCGCTTCTGATCGGCGGTCTGAAATTCGGGGAGCAGAACTTCAACCTGAAGGGTGTGAATTCCTTTCTGGGTCTGATTCTTCCTCTCTCGCTGCTCTGCCTTGTTCTTCCCAACTTTACCAAGACCGGTGGCCTCGGGATGTTCTCCCCCCTTCATGCCATCTGCCTGATGCTGCTGTCCCTGACGATTTACGGCGTCTTTCTGGCCGTGCAAACCAGCAGGCACCGGGAGTTCTTTAACGAAGCGGGATGGAATCCCTCGGATTCCGATTCCGAGGAACCCAAGGGCTCGATTGGCAGGGCATCGCTCTTATTAATCCTGCATTTGATCCCGATCGTCCTGCTCTCCAAACAGATGGCCCATCTGCTGGATTATCGGGTTCATCAAGGGGGCCTTCCCCTGGATATTGTCGGTCTGATTGTTGCGATTCTGATTTTGGCACCCGAGGGCCTGGCCGCTATTCAGTCAGCATCGCGGAACCAGATGCAGCGCTCCGTGAATGTGTTGCTCGGATCCGTCCTGGCAACGATCAGCCTCACCATCCCGGCGGCACTGGCCATCAGCCTTATCTACGGCAAACCGCTGCTCCTCGGACTCTCACCCACTTACACGACACTACTAGCCGTGACCTTGGGAAGTTGTATCGTCACCTTTGGCCAAGGACAGACGAATATCCTGCAGGGATTCGTCCATCTCCTCCTCTTTGTCGCCTACATTGTTCTGATGTTTGACTAG
- a CDS encoding transcriptional regulator: MNASAIVERMKSDPPTSLLPIQQEMASIFADLADLFGNPSSLGSIYGLLFASPKPLSMEEIVDRLDISVGTASQGLRRLVEMQAITPRKEEGERVTRYEAKLELRPFVAMFLEQQLLPKIGHSAERIEALKKKLSSMPEDSREELGIRMERASKWHRRAKTFLPLVRKFLGG, translated from the coding sequence ATGAATGCTTCGGCGATCGTTGAGCGCATGAAGTCGGATCCTCCGACCTCCCTTCTGCCTATCCAGCAGGAGATGGCCTCTATCTTTGCTGATTTGGCTGATCTTTTTGGCAATCCCTCATCGCTGGGATCCATCTACGGACTCCTCTTCGCCTCTCCTAAGCCACTTTCCATGGAAGAGATCGTGGATCGACTCGACATCAGTGTCGGAACGGCCAGTCAGGGATTGCGGCGGCTTGTGGAAATGCAGGCCATCACGCCTAGAAAAGAGGAGGGGGAACGCGTTACCCGGTACGAGGCCAAGCTTGAGCTACGCCCCTTTGTGGCGATGTTTCTTGAGCAGCAGCTACTGCCGAAAATCGGTCACTCCGCCGAGAGGATCGAGGCCCTTAAGAAAAAGCTTTCCTCAATGCCCGAGGATTCCCGTGAGGAGTTAGGAATCCGCATGGAACGAGCTTCCAAGTGGCACCGCAGGGCCAAGACCTTCCTTCCCCTAGTCAGAAAGTTTCTTGGTGGGTGA
- the glf gene encoding UDP-galactopyranose mutase: MKKHFLIIGAGFAGLTLAERLSSQLGAKCTIVEKRGHIGGNAQDEYDAAGVLVHKYGPHYFRTNATRIVEYLSQFTEWHPVDYKILSYSDGRYWNFPINLNTFEQFLGRESTSEEFETWLASKRVPIENPANSEEVIVSQVGWELYEKFFKNYTLKQWKKDPKELDASVCGRIPIRTNRDDRYLREEFQALPKEGYHRMFERMLEASPGVEVILDTDYRDVMEKIPHDHLIYTGPIDEYFDFCFGPLPYRSLRFENESFGPDALKNNEAISGKPSFWQPAMQVNYPNDEEFTRIVEIKHATGQECANTTIVREYPADYEPGKEAYYPIPTPETAALYRKYAEKAAELSSISFIGRLATYRYYNMDQVVGMALTEFEKLRKRYEGRKV, encoded by the coding sequence ATGAAAAAACATTTTTTAATCATCGGCGCCGGCTTCGCCGGCCTCACCCTTGCCGAGCGGCTCTCTAGCCAATTGGGAGCTAAATGTACAATCGTCGAGAAGCGGGGGCATATCGGCGGCAATGCCCAGGATGAGTATGATGCGGCGGGAGTACTCGTTCATAAATACGGCCCACACTACTTCCGTACTAATGCAACGCGCATTGTCGAATATCTCTCGCAGTTCACGGAGTGGCATCCCGTTGACTATAAGATCCTCAGTTACTCCGATGGGCGCTATTGGAACTTCCCGATTAATCTCAATACCTTCGAGCAGTTCCTCGGGCGGGAGAGCACCAGCGAGGAGTTCGAGACTTGGCTGGCCTCCAAGCGTGTACCCATCGAGAACCCTGCCAACTCGGAAGAGGTCATCGTCTCTCAGGTCGGCTGGGAACTTTATGAAAAGTTCTTCAAGAACTACACCCTCAAGCAGTGGAAGAAAGATCCGAAGGAGCTTGATGCTTCAGTTTGTGGCCGAATCCCGATTCGGACAAACCGGGATGATCGGTATCTCCGAGAGGAATTTCAAGCCCTGCCCAAGGAGGGCTACCACCGGATGTTTGAACGCATGCTGGAGGCCTCGCCCGGAGTGGAGGTCATCTTGGATACCGATTACCGCGATGTCATGGAGAAAATCCCTCACGACCACCTAATCTATACAGGCCCGATCGACGAATACTTCGACTTTTGCTTCGGCCCGCTACCCTACCGATCCCTCCGCTTCGAGAATGAATCCTTCGGTCCGGATGCACTCAAGAATAACGAGGCAATTTCTGGAAAGCCTAGTTTCTGGCAACCCGCCATGCAGGTGAACTATCCCAATGACGAGGAATTCACACGCATCGTCGAGATCAAGCATGCCACGGGTCAGGAGTGCGCAAACACGACCATTGTACGCGAATACCCTGCCGACTATGAGCCTGGCAAGGAAGCCTACTATCCGATTCCTACGCCCGAGACCGCCGCGCTATACAGGAAATACGCAGAGAAGGCCGCGGAGCTATCCAGCATCAGTTTCATCGGACGCCTCGCTACCTACCGCTACTACAACATGGACCAGGTTGTAGGGATGGCTTTGACTGAGTTTGAGAAGCTCAGGAAGAGGTATGAAGGTAGGAAAGTGTAA
- the recQ gene encoding DNA helicase RecQ encodes MPTTPPDSLANSLKQIFGFDTFRPLQREIMEEILAGRDAFALLPTGGGKSLCFQIPGLLLPRLTVVVSPLIALMKDQVDSLHAAGVAATYLNSSLTAAESSARLRGLHAGQYKLLYLAPERLMLSGVLEDLQRWGVSLLAIDEAHCISEWGHDFRPEYRQIAALRNLFPKTPLLALTATATPRVREDIVTQLRLEKAHRFVASFNRPNLTYRVEAKAKAYEKVRFFIKSRRSEAGIIYCQSRKGAEELASKLSDDGIPALPYHAGLTTTERAKNQELFLRDKTHVICATIAFGMGINKSNVRFVIHYDLPKNIEGYYQETGRAGRDGLPSECLLLYSSGDAVKQRRFIDEKTDPEERRIALEQLQQILHYAEAEQCRRATLLDYFGETGSEGNCGGCDNCILPREPYPGDGGTLLAQKLLSCVLRIRQAAGFSVGMAHIAEVLVGAKTEKISRWHHDQLSTYGIGRDIDRRQWQEIGRQLLRMGILQQQSTSSGFATIELSSEGMAILRDRRQIRLTKPITPNTEATRTPSRALDRGDIVCDEQLFNALRALRRTLADERNVPAYVIFSDVTLRLMAREQPSTLELMSSISGIGQKKLSEFGETFISAIRDHLAERK; translated from the coding sequence ATGCCTACTACGCCTCCCGATTCGCTTGCTAACTCTCTCAAGCAGATCTTCGGATTTGATACATTCCGCCCACTTCAGCGGGAGATCATGGAGGAGATCCTTGCAGGTAGGGATGCCTTTGCGCTTCTGCCGACAGGGGGAGGAAAATCTCTCTGCTTTCAGATTCCGGGACTCCTCCTGCCAAGACTTACCGTTGTAGTCTCCCCTCTCATTGCCCTGATGAAGGACCAGGTCGATTCCCTCCATGCGGCGGGCGTGGCGGCGACCTATCTGAACTCTTCGCTCACTGCGGCGGAGTCGAGTGCACGTCTCCGAGGACTTCATGCGGGCCAATACAAGTTGCTCTACCTTGCCCCGGAGCGCCTGATGCTCTCCGGCGTCCTGGAGGATCTCCAGCGTTGGGGCGTCAGCCTGCTAGCAATCGATGAGGCCCACTGCATCAGTGAGTGGGGCCACGATTTCCGGCCCGAATACAGGCAGATAGCCGCACTACGTAATCTCTTCCCAAAAACACCCCTCCTTGCCCTAACCGCCACTGCGACACCCCGCGTCCGGGAAGATATAGTAACGCAACTCCGGCTTGAGAAGGCTCACCGCTTTGTGGCCAGCTTCAACCGGCCAAATCTCACCTACCGGGTTGAGGCGAAGGCGAAGGCATACGAAAAAGTTAGATTCTTCATCAAGTCCCGCCGCAGCGAAGCCGGTATTATATACTGCCAGAGCCGCAAAGGGGCCGAAGAACTGGCCAGCAAACTCTCCGACGACGGCATCCCTGCGCTCCCCTACCACGCGGGACTCACCACGACAGAGCGGGCGAAGAATCAGGAGCTTTTCCTGCGAGATAAGACACATGTGATTTGCGCCACCATCGCCTTTGGCATGGGGATAAACAAATCGAACGTCCGCTTCGTGATCCATTACGATCTGCCTAAAAATATCGAGGGCTACTATCAGGAGACGGGACGCGCGGGGCGCGACGGTCTTCCCTCCGAGTGCCTCCTGCTTTACAGCTCCGGTGATGCTGTCAAACAGCGCCGCTTTATCGACGAAAAAACCGATCCCGAGGAACGAAGGATCGCGCTTGAGCAACTCCAGCAGATCCTCCACTACGCCGAGGCTGAGCAATGCAGACGAGCCACTCTCTTGGATTATTTCGGTGAGACGGGTAGCGAGGGAAACTGTGGCGGCTGCGATAACTGCATCCTGCCGCGTGAACCGTATCCCGGCGACGGAGGAACGCTCCTCGCTCAGAAATTACTCTCCTGCGTTTTGCGCATCCGGCAGGCGGCAGGGTTCTCTGTCGGCATGGCCCACATCGCTGAGGTCCTGGTCGGAGCGAAAACTGAGAAGATCAGCCGCTGGCACCATGATCAGCTTTCTACCTACGGAATAGGCAGGGACATCGACCGTCGCCAGTGGCAAGAAATAGGACGCCAACTCCTTCGCATGGGGATCCTCCAACAGCAATCAACAAGTAGCGGCTTTGCCACCATCGAATTGAGTTCCGAAGGAATGGCCATCCTGAGAGATCGCCGTCAGATCCGCCTCACCAAACCCATAACGCCAAACACTGAAGCAACACGGACTCCCTCTAGGGCGTTAGACCGGGGTGACATCGTCTGCGATGAGCAACTCTTCAACGCGCTCCGAGCCCTCCGACGAACACTCGCCGACGAGCGGAATGTGCCCGCCTACGTCATCTTCTCGGATGTGACCCTCCGGCTCATGGCCCGAGAACAGCCAAGCACTCTCGAACTGATGTCCTCGATCAGCGGCATCGGTCAGAAAAAGCTCTCCGAATTCGGCGAGACCTTTATCTCCGCCATCAGGGATCATCTGGCCGAACGTAAATAA
- the ispE gene encoding 4-(cytidine 5'-diphospho)-2-C-methyl-D-erythritol kinase — translation MTQTISLVAPAKINLSLRILGKRADGFHELETLMVPIGLADTVEVSHGTGHGITLTCNDPELPTGAENLCVQAAEAFRVATGLDHGIAITLLKRIPHGAGLGGGSSDAAAVLKGLNELFDHPLVNEEHHQIAATLGSDVPFFLGSGPAWCRGRGEIIETAPMLPERTLLLIKPPFPVPTAWAYKKYAELKELGKLPVHPDRQLLGDHEIINDLEAPVFHKFLLLPVMKTWLRQQLGVESAFMTGSGSTMVAVLAPQTAAEEITDLKQGILSKFGETMWICETGWGMGDGE, via the coding sequence GTGACTCAGACCATCTCACTCGTGGCTCCGGCCAAGATCAACCTTTCTCTCCGCATCCTTGGGAAGAGGGCAGACGGCTTTCATGAACTGGAGACACTCATGGTTCCCATTGGTCTGGCCGATACTGTCGAAGTCTCCCATGGAACGGGACACGGAATTACCCTGACCTGCAATGATCCCGAACTCCCCACAGGAGCCGAGAACCTTTGCGTGCAAGCTGCCGAGGCCTTCCGCGTCGCTACGGGACTCGATCATGGGATCGCCATCACGCTGCTTAAGAGGATACCTCATGGGGCGGGATTGGGTGGGGGTAGCAGTGATGCCGCCGCCGTTCTAAAAGGACTGAACGAACTCTTCGATCATCCCTTGGTGAATGAAGAACACCACCAGATTGCCGCTACGCTTGGCTCCGATGTTCCGTTCTTTCTGGGTAGTGGCCCAGCCTGGTGCCGAGGAAGGGGAGAGATCATCGAAACGGCCCCGATGCTTCCTGAGCGAACTCTCCTTCTGATCAAGCCACCTTTTCCCGTGCCTACCGCATGGGCTTACAAAAAGTATGCCGAGCTGAAGGAATTGGGAAAACTTCCCGTGCATCCTGATCGGCAACTCCTGGGTGATCACGAAATCATCAACGATCTCGAGGCTCCCGTCTTTCACAAGTTTCTCCTTCTGCCGGTCATGAAAACCTGGCTGCGTCAGCAACTCGGCGTCGAGTCCGCTTTCATGACCGGATCTGGTTCAACGATGGTGGCGGTGCTAGCTCCGCAAACCGCCGCTGAGGAAATTACAGATCTCAAGCAGGGGATCCTCTCCAAATTCGGGGAGACGATGTGGATCTGCGAGACTGGGTGGGGAATGGGTGATGGGGAATAG
- a CDS encoding dihydroneopterin aldolase has product MSTERIIEIRGLEVMSQVGVPAEERAVAQRLLIDLRFGALAQPESLHDDITLTVDYHAVSLRIAELAAARHRKLIETLADDLAEALLSEFSLRWIEVTIRKFILPNTEWVSVTIRREANGD; this is encoded by the coding sequence ATGAGTACGGAACGCATCATCGAAATCCGGGGACTGGAGGTTATGTCTCAGGTGGGTGTTCCGGCGGAAGAGAGAGCGGTTGCCCAACGCCTTCTGATCGACTTGCGGTTTGGGGCTCTTGCCCAACCGGAGTCACTCCATGACGACATTACCCTGACGGTTGACTACCATGCGGTGAGCCTGAGGATTGCAGAACTTGCCGCAGCACGTCACCGCAAGCTGATCGAGACACTTGCCGATGATTTGGCTGAGGCATTGCTCAGTGAGTTCAGCCTGCGCTGGATCGAAGTCACCATTCGCAAGTTCATCCTTCCGAACACGGAGTGGGTCTCAGTCACCATTCGTCGCGAAGCGAATGGTGACTGA
- a CDS encoding type II toxin-antitoxin system RelE/ParE family toxin, whose protein sequence is MAGLGNTSLSVIWTEPALADLDRVADYIALDKPDAAKRLVHRVFESVERLANFPKSGSCPKELRGTTYRHLVIPPLRIFYRLQGNQIFIIYVMRGERLFHLDELTGREK, encoded by the coding sequence ATGGCTGGCTTAGGGAATACCTCCCTGAGCGTTATCTGGACTGAGCCCGCGCTGGCGGATCTCGACCGTGTCGCCGATTACATAGCTCTGGATAAGCCCGATGCGGCAAAACGACTGGTCCACAGAGTTTTTGAATCAGTGGAGAGACTCGCCAACTTTCCTAAGTCAGGATCCTGTCCCAAGGAATTGCGTGGAACCACCTACAGACATCTGGTGATTCCTCCCCTCCGCATCTTCTACCGCCTTCAGGGCAACCAAATCTTCATCATCTACGTCATGCGGGGAGAAAGACTCTTTCACCTGGACGAATTAACTGGACGGGAAAAATGA
- a CDS encoding DUF421 domain-containing protein, which translates to MWHLSLPWWEFVLRGLIVSPQVLLHNGRIYEKALHDAQLTREELMSALRSEGFSYCEDVRAAILENDGSISVISYHNLAS; encoded by the coding sequence ATGTGGCATCTCTCGCTCCCTTGGTGGGAATTCGTTCTTCGCGGCCTGATCGTATCCCCCCAAGTTCTGCTCCATAACGGAAGGATTTATGAGAAAGCACTCCATGATGCCCAACTCACTCGGGAAGAGTTGATGTCGGCCTTGCGCTCTGAGGGCTTCTCCTACTGTGAAGATGTGCGGGCGGCGATTCTGGAAAACGATGGTTCCATCAGTGTGATTTCGTACCATAATCTAGCCTCATGA
- a CDS encoding ferredoxin, with protein MADVSNKYPENVAGAYYCDDQCIDCDLCRETAPANFKRNEDGGHSYVFKQPETPEEEALCKEAMEGCPVEAIGNDA; from the coding sequence ATGGCTGACGTATCCAACAAGTATCCCGAGAATGTCGCAGGCGCCTACTACTGCGATGACCAGTGCATCGACTGCGATCTCTGCCGCGAGACGGCTCCTGCTAACTTCAAGCGCAACGAGGATGGAGGTCACTCCTATGTCTTCAAGCAGCCCGAGACTCCCGAAGAGGAGGCTCTCTGCAAGGAAGCCATGGAAGGCTGTCCTGTTGAGGCGATCGGCAACGACGCCTAG
- a CDS encoding DUF721 domain-containing protein, whose product MAAPLHGAGDTGSRYPQKWSPAKRVTFEWRGLPEDTRPDRATSIGEVLGKLLPKLGLDVRIREADITAAWVGIVGEFIAKHSQPERLVAGTLMIRVIQPSVRYELDRTWKPQIIAKLREQFGEKVIRDIKFIL is encoded by the coding sequence ATGGCCGCACCTCTACATGGTGCAGGTGATACGGGCAGTCGCTATCCCCAGAAGTGGTCGCCGGCCAAGAGGGTGACATTTGAATGGAGAGGACTGCCTGAAGATACCCGCCCGGACCGGGCGACTTCCATCGGGGAAGTGCTTGGGAAGCTTCTCCCCAAGCTTGGACTTGATGTTCGCATCAGGGAGGCTGACATCACGGCGGCTTGGGTCGGCATCGTGGGGGAGTTCATTGCCAAGCACTCCCAGCCGGAGCGTTTAGTCGCGGGAACTCTCATGATCCGCGTCATTCAACCGAGTGTCCGCTACGAACTCGACCGCACCTGGAAGCCCCAGATCATTGCAAAGCTTCGGGAGCAGTTCGGGGAGAAGGTGATCCGGGATATCAAATTCATTCTCTAA
- a CDS encoding type II toxin-antitoxin system prevent-host-death family antitoxin, producing MRTELVTTLKRKATDLIDQISEDREPIMITQHGLPVAFLIDVDTFSEMRKKISLLEGIARGEKAVQEGRTLSNTDARKRMKRWLA from the coding sequence ATGCGAACAGAACTCGTCACCACCCTGAAGCGCAAGGCCACTGATCTGATCGATCAGATTTCAGAAGATCGAGAGCCCATCATGATCACTCAGCACGGCCTCCCAGTCGCTTTCCTGATCGATGTCGATACCTTCTCGGAAATGCGGAAAAAGATCTCTCTTTTGGAAGGCATCGCCCGAGGCGAAAAGGCCGTGCAGGAAGGAAGGACTCTCTCTAACACGGACGCCAGAAAGCGTATGAAACGATGGCTGGCTTAG